Genomic DNA from Halobaculum sp. MBLA0147:
TCGGCGGTGTAATCCGGTCCGTACGGGTGGATTACGCCACGCGCGGTTCGAACCAGCGTCCGCCGCGTGTACCGACCGGTCGTCCGGTCGCGACCGCCCGCGACCACCGGGGTCACTCGCTCGCGGGACGGTGGGACGCGAGGCGGCGGGGCGCCTCGACCGCGTACCTCGCGTCCGTTCTCCGGAGTCGCTCGGTCGCGGTTCCCGGGGGCCGATCGCTCGGTCGAGAGACGCCGCGAACGCAGGCGAAACGGTGATTCCCGTCGACCCGGTACCGAGAGACAGATGCCAGAGTGTGACCACTGTGGAGAGTCGTTCGCCGACGAGGCGTCGTACGCCGGGCACCTGCAGACGGCACACGACGGCGAGTTGAGCCGGATCGACCGCCGTCGCGTCGCGCAGTTCCAGGCGGACGACGACGACGACGGCCGCTCGCTCGGTACACTCGTCGGTGTCGGCCTCGCGGTCGTGCTCGTCGCCGGACTCGGGGTCGTCGCGGTACAGGGGTTCTTCGGCGGCTCGGAGGGTGGCGGTAGTGGCGAGACGGGACCGCTCGGTCTCCCGCCGTCGGGCGACGATCCGGCACTGTCGAACGTCGAGCGGTTCGACTCGGCGGGGGCTGACCACGTCGCCCCCGGCGCACGACTCTCGTACCCGCAGTCGCCGCCGCTGTCCGGGCCACACTACGGTGGCAGGACCGTCTCCGCCGGGTTCTACGAGGAACGACAGTCTCCGGGTGCGCTGGTCCACTCGCTGGAACACGGCGCGGTCGTGATCTACTACGACCCCGGTGTGCTCTCGGCGGACGCACGTGACCACCTCCGTGGGTTGACGACGACGTACACGGACCCGTGGGGGAGTGTGATCGTGACACCGGCTCCGACCGCCGAGCCGGCGGGGCCGGTCGTGCTCACCGCGTGGCGGACGCGACTGGTGCTGGACGCCCACGACCCGGACGCGATCGATGCGTTCCTCGCCGAGTACCTCGGACGTGGCCCCGAGAACCCGATCCGGTGACGGCTGGGTGCGAGGCGGTCGGTGTCTCCGCCTCGTCGCCCCTCGCCGGACCGTGCCGCCGCCTCGTCGCTCCTCGCCGATCCACCTCACCGTCCTGTCGCTCCTCGCCGATCCACCTCACCGTCCCGTCGCTCCTCGCCGATCCGTGTCTCCGTCGACCGCCAGCCGGCTCCCGGACACCCCGGAGAGACGTGTCGACACCGGGGTCGTTTTCCTCGCGGGGCCTCACGGGCGTGTATGGAACTGTTCGCAGTCCCGGACCTCCCCGAGGTTCGGCCGGGCGACGACCTCGCGGCGCTGATCCGCGAGCGGGTCGACCTCCGGCCCGACGACGTGGTGGTCGTCGCCTCGACCGTCGTCTCGAAGGCCGAGGACCGCACGGCGGATCTCTCGTCGTTCCCGGCAGGCCCGCGGGCCCGCGAGATCGCCACGAACTTGGAGGAGACGACCGGCGACGAGAAGGACCCGCGGTTCGCACAGGCGGTCCTCGAGGAGTCGACGGAGGTACTGATGGAGTCGCCGTTCCTGCTCACTGAGTCGCGGTTCGGCCACGTCGGCGTCAACGCCGGCATCGACCGCTCGAACGTCCCGGACGC
This window encodes:
- a CDS encoding DUF3105 domain-containing protein produces the protein MPECDHCGESFADEASYAGHLQTAHDGELSRIDRRRVAQFQADDDDDGRSLGTLVGVGLAVVLVAGLGVVAVQGFFGGSEGGGSGETGPLGLPPSGDDPALSNVERFDSAGADHVAPGARLSYPQSPPLSGPHYGGRTVSAGFYEERQSPGALVHSLEHGAVVIYYDPGVLSADARDHLRGLTTTYTDPWGSVIVTPAPTAEPAGPVVLTAWRTRLVLDAHDPDAIDAFLAEYLGRGPENPIR